The genomic stretch CTGCTCATGATCCACATGGGCCCGATCAGGGAGAACGGCGCGACCCTGTCCCGCCCCCGCGACCTGGCCGTGATCTTGAAACGCTTCCCCGGCCTTGAGGTCATCGCCGCGCACCTGGGCGGACTTTACCTTTGGGAAGAGACTCTCGCCCACCTCGCCGGTCTCGACCTGTACATGGACACGTCCTGCTGCCCAGGGGTGGTTCCCGAACCGGCATTTGCGGCAATCCTGAAGCGGCATGATCCCGAACGGATTCTTTTCGGCAGTGATTACCCACTCTTCGCCCCCGATAAGCAGCAGGCAGCCCTGGGCCGACTTTTGACAAAGATCGGCATGCCCTCCGAAAAGGTCTTCAGAAACGGCGCAAGCCTGGCAAGAAGACTCCAAACCGGCGGATTTCCAGATCTAGCGCCACCTCCCGGGCATTGACTTTTCTTGACGATAGGTCCAATTTCCAATACCCGAATTTGTTTGTTTGACGCTATCATTCCCGAAACGGAGACTTTCCTTGACAAAAGACCAGACCAATGCCCCGAGCGAGAAGCAACTGCTGCGCCACCGCAAGGAAAAGGCGCAGTTTCTGCTTGATGCGGGCATTCCCTTATATCCCAATGATTTTCGCCGTTCCGCGGAAATTGGCGACGTTCTCGAAGCGCACGGCGAAAAGGACGAGAGCGTCCTTGAACAGGAAGGACTGACCTTTGCCCTGAGCGGCCGGATCATGGCCCATCGCTCCTTTGGCAAGGCGACATTCTTCCATGTTCAGGATACCAGCGGCAAGATTCAGGTCTACGCCCAGCGTGATGATCTGGGAGTCGAGCAGTACGGCGTATTCAAGAAATTCGAGATCGGCGACATCGTCGGTGTCACCGGCGCCCTTTTCCGCACCAAGACCGGGGAACTGACGATCAAGTCTTCCGAGGTGCGGCTGCTTTCCAAGTCCATGCGTCCTCTGCCGGAAAAATACCACGGCCTGAAGGATGTAGAGACGCGGTATCGCCAGCGCTACGTGGACCTGCTGGTGAATGACCGGGCTCGCGACATCTTCCGCAAACGCACGGCCATAGTGCAGTTCATCCGCGACTTCCTGAACGAACGCAGGTTCCTGGAAGTGGAGACGCCCATGATGCAGCCCATCGCTGGCGGCGCCACGGCCAAGCCCTTCCGCACGCATCACAACGCGCTCGACATGGACCTTTTTCTGCGCATCGCTCCCGAGCTTTACCTCAAGCGCCTGCTTGTGGGCGGATTTGACCGCGTCTACGAGATCAACCGCAACTTCCGCAACGAAGGCATCGACACCCGCCACAATCCCGAATTCACCATGATCGAATTCTACTGGGCGTATGCAACCTTCGTCGACCTCATGGACCTGACCCAGGAACTCCTTTGCGCCTTGGCCAAGTCCGTCTGCGGGACGCATCTGGTTGAATACCAGGGCAATGTCATCGATCTTCAGGATGGCTGTGTGCGCATGCCCTTTCATGAATCCCTGGAAACCATCGGCGGCGTCTCCCCGGAAATCTACCTCGATTACGGCAAGTGCAAGGATCTGGCCCAGAAGCTGGGCGAAACCGTGCACCCCAAGGAGAAGCTCGGTAAGCTCCAGGCCAAGCTCTTTGACAATTTGGTCGAGCCCAAGCTGATCCAGCCCCATTTCATTTATCATTACCCGACAGACATATCCCCCCTGTCCCGCAAGAACGACCAGAATCCCGAAATCACGGACCGATTCGAACTGTTCATCTGCGGGCAAGAAATGGCCAATGCCTTTTCCGAGCTGAACGATCCGTACGACCAGAAGGATCGCTTCGAGGAACAGGTGCGGGAAAAAGCCGCCGGCGATGACGAGGCCCACGCCATGGACGAAGACTATATCCGCGCCCTGGAATACGGCATGCCTCCGGCAGCCGGACAGGGTATCGGCATTGACCGATTGGTCATGCTGCTGACGGACTCTCCGTCCATCCGGGAAGTCATTCTCTTCCCGCTGCTACGGCCTGAAATCGTCGGCTAGATCCGACCTGGCCTGGGCGCGGTGTGGCACCGGTCTTTCAGAGCGAGAACCCATGCACTTTGAATTGTTCGTTTCCCTGCGGTATCTCCTGGCCCGGCGCAAGCAGGCCTTCATTTCCGTCATCTCGCTCATCTCCGTGCTGGGCGTGGCCATTGGCGTGGCCTCACTGATCGTGGTCCTCGGGGTCATGAACGGCTTCAGCGACAACCTGCGCGACAAGATTCTGGGCATCAACTCCCACCTCATCCTCGGCTCGGTCAAACAGACCATCGGCGATTATGATCGTCTGGTGCAAAAAAGCCTGAAGGTCGAGGGCGTCGTCGCCGCCACGCCATTCATCTACTACGAAGTCATGCTCTCCACTCCCTCGGGGGTCAAAGGCGTCGTGCTGCGTGGCGTGGACCCGCAAAGCGCCGGGACGGTCCTGACCGTCGAAAAGGATCTGATCAGCGGCAGCCTCGCGGATTTGGGCAACACGGGCGACATCCCGGGCATCGTCATCGGCAAGGAACTGGCTTCACGGCTGGGCCTGACCATCGGCAGCAGGGTAAGTCTGCTTGCGCCGAGCGGAAAGAAATCGGCCGCCGGATTTTCTCCGAAGATCGTTTTCTTCAACGTGGTCGGCATCTTCAGTTCCGGCATGTTCGAATACGACTCGTCGCTGGCTTTCGTGTCCATCCCCGAGGCACAGAGAATCCTGGGCTTTGACGGAGATTTCGTGACCGGGATCGAATACAAGGTTTCGGACATAGACGGCGTGCAGAAAATCGGCGAAGCGCTGGTCCGCGCGCTGGGCGGATTTCCCCTTTATTCGCGCAACTGGATAGAGATGAACCAGAACCTCTTTGCGGCGCTGAAGCTTGAAAAGACGGCCATGGCGGTCATCCTGATCATGATCGTGCTGGTCGGCTCCTTTTCCATCATCACCACCCTGGTCATGATGGTCATGGAGAAGACCAAGGACATCGCCGTGCTCATGGCTCTTGGTGCGACGCCCCCCCAGATCCGCAACATCTTCATCCTGCAGGGCTCGCTCATAGGTGCCGTAGGGACGAGCATCGGATTCGGGCTGGGACTTGCCATTTGCTCCCTGCTCCAGAAGTACCAGTTCATCAAACTTCCCGCGGATGTCTATTATCTGGACCATCTGCCCGTGAAAATAGAATTTCTCGACATGTCCCTCATCGCCGTCGCGGCCATGGCGCTATGCTTCCTGGCCACGTTGTACCCGGCCAGGCAGGCCGCGAAAATGCATCCGACAGAGGCGCTGCGCTATGAGTGAAGTCTACCGCCTGCAAGGCGTCGGCAAGGCCTATGAACAGGGCGAGGAAACCATCACAGTCCTTTCCGGCGTCGACCTCACCGTGCTCGGCGGAGACTCCCTGGCCATCGTCGGCGCCTCGGGATCGGGCAAGAGCACGCTGCTGCAGCTCATGGGCACGCTTGACGTGCCATCGAGCGGCTCCATCCTTTTCAACGGGGCGGACATCTCAACCCTTGGCTGGAAAGAACGGGCCCGTATCCGCAACAGGAACATGGGCTTTGTTTTCCAGTTCCACCATCTGCTTCCCGAATTCTCGACTCGCGAAAACGTGGCCATGCCGGGCATCATCGGCGGCATGGCCAGAAGCCTGGCCCTTGAAAAGGCCGATGCGGCTTTGTCCCGGGTGGGGCTTGCGCATCGACGCCATCACAGGGTAACCACCCTGTCCGGGGGAGAGAGACAAAGGGCGGCCATTGCCCGGGCCATTCTGCTTGAACCCGCCGTGGTGCTTGCCGACGAACCTACCGGGAACCTTGATGAACGGACAGGCCGGGAAGTCAATGATCTTTTATTGCATCTGAACAAGGATCAGGGAGTCACCCTGGTCATCGTTACCCACAATGCTGAACTTGCCCAATGCATGCACCGCACATTGGAGCTGCGTTCCGGAGAATTGTATGAAGCGTAATGCCCTCCTGTGTCTGATCGTCATCCTGAGTCTCTTCTGTACCCTCCCCGGGTTTGCTGAACCGACGAAAAAGGTCATCGTACTTCCGTTTGCCGTGAATGCGGCACCGGAGCTGGCCTACCTGGAGGAGAGCCTGCCCAAGCTGCTTCAGGATCGCCTGACGGCCCTGGGCCTGGAAGTGATTCCGCAAGAGGAAACCACGCGTCTCCTTCAGGAACAGCAGGTCGAGTACCTGGATCTTGGAGTCGCCAGGGACATGGCGCTGCTCTCCGGCGCGGCTTACGCCGTCTACGGCAGCTTCAGCCAGGTCGGCGAGACCATCAGCATCGACACCAGGCTTGTGGAAGCCTACGGCGTCCGTGAGCCGAAACCGTTTTTCGTGGTCAAGGAGGGTGTGATCAACATCCTGCCGGCCATTGAAGACACGGCGGCCAAAATCCAGACCGGCGTGCAGCAAAAAGACAGGATCGCTTCCATCGATGTACGCGGGAACGAAATCCTCGACGACGACGTGGTCCTGATGCGGCTCAGAATCCAGCCCGGTGACGTCTACGACCCCAAGGCCGTCAACACTGAACTCAAGAGCCTCTACGAACTTGGATATTTCGACGACATCGCCATCGCGCTGGAAGACACGGCCGAAGGCAAGCGCCTGATCATAACCGTCAAGGAAAAACCGCTCATCTCGGCCATCAGCGTCGAGGGTGCGGAAGAGCTTGACGCCGACGACCTGCTGGCCACCATCGCCACCAAGACCGGCGCGGTGCTCAACCCCCGGGTCCTGGCTGACGACATGGGCAAGATACGCGAACTGTACCGTAAGGACGGCTTCTACAACGCCGAGATCGACTACACCTTGACCCAGGCCGACGCCAAGCGCGCACGGCTCAACATCCTCGTCAAGGAAGGCAAGAAGCTCTACGTGACGGACATCGTCATTCAGGGCGCCAAGCAACTCGATCCTTCCGACCTCAAGGACGAACTGGCCTTGACCGAACGCGGCATGCTTTCCTGGATGACAGGGACGGGCGTGCTGCGCGAGGAAATCCTGGACCGCGACGCGGCGGCCCTGGAAGCCTATTACGGCAACCGCGGTTTCCTGAACGCCAAGGTGGGGCAGCCCGAAGTCACTTACCTGGACGACGGCATCACCGTCACATTCCAGGTCGAGGAAGGCGAGCGCTACACGGTGGCTTCCGTCAAGTATGAAGGGGAAATGATCGCCACCCCTGAAGACCTGAACAGCGTCATCGCCCTGGACGATCTGGCCGCCGAAAATGAATTTTTTGACCGCTCGGTTCTGCGCTCCGACCTGCAGAAGCTCGTGGAACACTACTCCAACTTCGGATACGCCTTCGCCGAAGCTGACGTAAACATGGCCCGCAACGAAGAAGAGAAGAAGCTGGACATCACTTACCTGTTGTCCAAGGGCAACAAGATATCCATCAACCGCGTCCTGATCGAGGGCAACACCAAGACCAGGGACAATGTCATCCGCCGCGAGATGCGTCTCGTCGACGGCGACCTCTTTGACGGATCACTGCTGCGCAGGTCCAATGCCCGCCTCAACAGGCTCGACTTCTTCGAGACCGTGGAGATCACCCCGGAACCCACGGCCAATCCCAGCGCCCTCAACCTGCGCGTCAAGGTCAAGGAGAAACCCACAGGGCAGTTTTCCGCGGGCGTAGGCTATTCCAGCTATTCGCAGGTGTTCTTCTCGGGTCAGGTGCTGGAGCGCAATCTCTTCGGCATGGGTTACCAACTTGGTTTCAAGGGAACCATCAGCGCAAAGTCTGCCGATTACACCGCCACGTTCTGGAACCCCCATTACGACGACACGGACCTTGGCGTCGGCATGAGCCTCTACAACACGATGAACGAGTACTCCGATTACGACAAGCAGGCCATGGGAGCCAGGCTGCTCTTCGGATACCCGCTCGGGGAATACACCAACCTGTCCTGGAACTACCGACTTGAGCGCTACACCATCGAAAACGTCGACGATGACGCCGACAAGGTCATTAAAGACATCGAAGGGCAGAACTGGGCCAGTGCGCTGTTCGCATCCATCAAGCGCGACACGACCGACAGGCGCATCAATCCCTCCAAGGGCGTCACCCACCAATTTTCCGTGGAATACGCCGGCGGCCTGATTGGAGGCGATGACGATTTCGTCAAATACATTGCCGACGCCAATCACTATTTTCCGATCTTCCTGGAAACCATCATCCACCTGCATGCACAGGCCGGATACGTGATGCAGAACGGCAGCGACCGCATTCCGCCCTTCGAGCGTTTCTACCTTGGAGGCATGAATTCGGTACGCGGCTACAAGGAACGCACCATCTCCCCCGTCTATGACCAAAAGGAAGGGCAGGACGGCTATGATGAAGGTGATGAGAAAGGCGGAAACAAGAGTTTCTTCTTCAACGCGGAATATCTGGTGCCACTGCACAAGGAGATGGGCATCGTGGGGCTGGTCTTCTTTGATGCCGGAAAAACGTGGGACGATGACGAATCCATTGACATGGATCTCTACAAGAGCGTCGGTGCCGGCGTGCGCTGGTACTCGCCTCTGGGACCGTTGCGTCTGGAGTATGGATATCCTCTGGACACGGTCGAAGTTGATGATGATAAAAAGGGTCGCTTTGAATTTTCCGTTGGACAGTTCTTTTAACATCAAGTCAAATTACACATTATTGGTGAGGAGTTTTACATGCGTGCATTTACCCTGACAATTTTTCTCGTATTTTGCATGGCCCTGACGGCTGGAGCGGAAACCAAAATCGGTTTTATCGATATGAAGGCGGTCATCGCCAAGTCCGAGCCCGGTTCCAAGGCCATGGAGCAGCTCAAGTCCCAATTCAAGGACATGAAGGACAATCTCGACACCCAGAAAAAGGCCCTGGATACACTGAAGGACGAACTTCAGAAACAGTCCATGATGCTCAGCCAGGAAGCCAAAATGGACAAGGAAACCCAGTACAAGCGCAAAGTGCGCGACTTCCAGGACATGGGCCAAAGCTACCAGCGCAAGCTGCAGCAGGCCGAGCAGAGCCTCTCAAAGCCCATCATCGACAAGCTCCTTGAAGTCATTGAGAGCTACGGAAAGAAAAACGGATACACGGCCATTTTCGACAAGCAGGCCAGTGGAGTGATTTACGGGCAGGACAGCGTTGACCTCACAAATGCCATCCTGGCGGAACTCAACAAAGCCATGCGCGGCAAATAACAGGGCCCGCAATGCTTCTTTCCGAAATCGCATCCCGTCTGGGTATATCCTTAAAGGGCAGTGACATGGAGATCTCCGGGGTCAACACCCTGGCCGAGGCTTCAGAATCCGAACTGTCCTTTCTGGCCAATCCCAAATACGCGCCGCAGCTCGAAACGACCGGCGCAGGTGCAGTCCTCGTCAGCG from Desulfomicrobium macestii encodes the following:
- a CDS encoding amidohydrolase family protein, giving the protein MVDCHTHVFPPKIAPKLAAAIGHEFGTHPAGDGSAEDLLKHLDRAGLSHALCFTAALRPDQLIPANSWMLSLRRAHSRLIPLGTVHPDHPSWETELDRLERNGIRGLKIHPDLCGIALDSPRWNPVWEAAQGRFLLMIHMGPIRENGATLSRPRDLAVILKRFPGLEVIAAHLGGLYLWEETLAHLAGLDLYMDTSCCPGVVPEPAFAAILKRHDPERILFGSDYPLFAPDKQQAALGRLLTKIGMPSEKVFRNGASLARRLQTGGFPDLAPPPGH
- the lysS gene encoding lysine--tRNA ligase, which codes for MTKDQTNAPSEKQLLRHRKEKAQFLLDAGIPLYPNDFRRSAEIGDVLEAHGEKDESVLEQEGLTFALSGRIMAHRSFGKATFFHVQDTSGKIQVYAQRDDLGVEQYGVFKKFEIGDIVGVTGALFRTKTGELTIKSSEVRLLSKSMRPLPEKYHGLKDVETRYRQRYVDLLVNDRARDIFRKRTAIVQFIRDFLNERRFLEVETPMMQPIAGGATAKPFRTHHNALDMDLFLRIAPELYLKRLLVGGFDRVYEINRNFRNEGIDTRHNPEFTMIEFYWAYATFVDLMDLTQELLCALAKSVCGTHLVEYQGNVIDLQDGCVRMPFHESLETIGGVSPEIYLDYGKCKDLAQKLGETVHPKEKLGKLQAKLFDNLVEPKLIQPHFIYHYPTDISPLSRKNDQNPEITDRFELFICGQEMANAFSELNDPYDQKDRFEEQVREKAAGDDEAHAMDEDYIRALEYGMPPAAGQGIGIDRLVMLLTDSPSIREVILFPLLRPEIVG
- a CDS encoding lipoprotein-releasing ABC transporter permease subunit, with protein sequence MHFELFVSLRYLLARRKQAFISVISLISVLGVAIGVASLIVVLGVMNGFSDNLRDKILGINSHLILGSVKQTIGDYDRLVQKSLKVEGVVAATPFIYYEVMLSTPSGVKGVVLRGVDPQSAGTVLTVEKDLISGSLADLGNTGDIPGIVIGKELASRLGLTIGSRVSLLAPSGKKSAAGFSPKIVFFNVVGIFSSGMFEYDSSLAFVSIPEAQRILGFDGDFVTGIEYKVSDIDGVQKIGEALVRALGGFPLYSRNWIEMNQNLFAALKLEKTAMAVILIMIVLVGSFSIITTLVMMVMEKTKDIAVLMALGATPPQIRNIFILQGSLIGAVGTSIGFGLGLAICSLLQKYQFIKLPADVYYLDHLPVKIEFLDMSLIAVAAMALCFLATLYPARQAAKMHPTEALRYE
- a CDS encoding ABC transporter ATP-binding protein; the protein is MSEVYRLQGVGKAYEQGEETITVLSGVDLTVLGGDSLAIVGASGSGKSTLLQLMGTLDVPSSGSILFNGADISTLGWKERARIRNRNMGFVFQFHHLLPEFSTRENVAMPGIIGGMARSLALEKADAALSRVGLAHRRHHRVTTLSGGERQRAAIARAILLEPAVVLADEPTGNLDERTGREVNDLLLHLNKDQGVTLVIVTHNAELAQCMHRTLELRSGELYEA
- the bamA gene encoding outer membrane protein assembly factor BamA, with product MKRNALLCLIVILSLFCTLPGFAEPTKKVIVLPFAVNAAPELAYLEESLPKLLQDRLTALGLEVIPQEETTRLLQEQQVEYLDLGVARDMALLSGAAYAVYGSFSQVGETISIDTRLVEAYGVREPKPFFVVKEGVINILPAIEDTAAKIQTGVQQKDRIASIDVRGNEILDDDVVLMRLRIQPGDVYDPKAVNTELKSLYELGYFDDIAIALEDTAEGKRLIITVKEKPLISAISVEGAEELDADDLLATIATKTGAVLNPRVLADDMGKIRELYRKDGFYNAEIDYTLTQADAKRARLNILVKEGKKLYVTDIVIQGAKQLDPSDLKDELALTERGMLSWMTGTGVLREEILDRDAAALEAYYGNRGFLNAKVGQPEVTYLDDGITVTFQVEEGERYTVASVKYEGEMIATPEDLNSVIALDDLAAENEFFDRSVLRSDLQKLVEHYSNFGYAFAEADVNMARNEEEKKLDITYLLSKGNKISINRVLIEGNTKTRDNVIRREMRLVDGDLFDGSLLRRSNARLNRLDFFETVEITPEPTANPSALNLRVKVKEKPTGQFSAGVGYSSYSQVFFSGQVLERNLFGMGYQLGFKGTISAKSADYTATFWNPHYDDTDLGVGMSLYNTMNEYSDYDKQAMGARLLFGYPLGEYTNLSWNYRLERYTIENVDDDADKVIKDIEGQNWASALFASIKRDTTDRRINPSKGVTHQFSVEYAGGLIGGDDDFVKYIADANHYFPIFLETIIHLHAQAGYVMQNGSDRIPPFERFYLGGMNSVRGYKERTISPVYDQKEGQDGYDEGDEKGGNKSFFFNAEYLVPLHKEMGIVGLVFFDAGKTWDDDESIDMDLYKSVGAGVRWYSPLGPLRLEYGYPLDTVEVDDDKKGRFEFSVGQFF
- a CDS encoding OmpH family outer membrane protein → MRAFTLTIFLVFCMALTAGAETKIGFIDMKAVIAKSEPGSKAMEQLKSQFKDMKDNLDTQKKALDTLKDELQKQSMMLSQEAKMDKETQYKRKVRDFQDMGQSYQRKLQQAEQSLSKPIIDKLLEVIESYGKKNGYTAIFDKQASGVIYGQDSVDLTNAILAELNKAMRGK